In Papaver somniferum cultivar HN1 unplaced genomic scaffold, ASM357369v1 unplaced-scaffold_6540, whole genome shotgun sequence, a single window of DNA contains:
- the LOC113343787 gene encoding vinorine synthase-like yields the protein MKVDASAREKIKPSCPTPTHLKTHNLSFLDQVAARFYVPLLLYYDGNKENIDMNTRCNVIKKSLAETLTKFYFLAGKIVNDEIERFVDCNDDGVDFCETKITASGAFLLSVQVNVFEDCGGMVIGLCINHKVADASSITTFVNGWATIVRDRTLVTKKFAFEASKLAELTEKFKFTNETEDVIEGNKPTRVEALSAFLWKCFIDIDQAEFKGVAPTRVYLATHAVNIRSRMVPQFPTCSFGYMIAITDAISSIKNEGSGINERYYPKLAQKVRDAVKKIDR from the exons ATGAAGGTTGATGCAAGTGCTAGAGAGAAAATTAAACCATCTTGTCCAACTCCAACTCACCTTAAAACCCATAATCTATCTTTTCTTGATCAGGTTGCAGCTCGATTCTACGTTCCTCTACTTCTGTACTACGATGGCAACAAAGAAAACATCGATATGAATACCCGCTGTAATGTGATTAAGAAATCCTTAGCTGAAACGTTAACCAAGTTCTATTTCCTAGCTGGTAAGATCGTTAACGACGAAATTGAAAGGTTTGTGGATTGCAATGACGATGGGGTGGATTTTTGTGAAACCAAGATAA CTGCGTCCGGTGCTTTCTTGCTGTCCGTTCAAGTTAACGTTTTTGAGGATTGTGGTGGTATGGTGATTGGTTTGTGCATTAATCACAAGGTAGCTGATGCATCTTCAATCACCACTTTCGTGAACGGCTGGGCTACTATTGTTCGTG ATAGAACACTGGTGACTAAGAAATTTGCTTTTGAGGCTTCCAAattagcagaacttacggaaaaATTCAAATTCACTAATGAAACCGAAGATGTTATCGAGGGGAACAAGCCGACTCGTGTTGAAGCCTTATCGGCTTTCTTATGGAAGTGCTTCATAGATATCGATCAAGCCGAATTCAAGGGAGTTGCTCCTACAAGGGTTTATTTAGCAACACATGCAGTAAATATACGGTCAAGGATGGTTCCACAGTTTCCTACATGCTCCTTTGGGTATATGATCGCCATCACAGATGCAATATCCAGCATAAAGAACGAGGGCAGTGGCATAAATGAGAGATACTACCCAAAACTGGCGCAAAAAGTCAGGGACGCCGTAAAAAAAATCGATAGAG